CCTCGTTCCTCTATTCACGTAGAACAACATAAGTACTTTTGTCCCCATCCACACTTCCTACACTCCGCGAATAAAAGACACAGGTGGCCAAGCAAAAATCGACCACGATGGCGAGACAATAATTCTTATCTTACTCTTGCGGTATATTCTTATTAATCCGAGGCTTCGCGGTCTTTATATACATGTTGACTCCATTTGGCCCATAACGCTCTTTCCCCCTTCTCCGTGGATTCGAACGGTTTCAGAGGAGCGAATCGGATTTTCCGGCGACGAAATCGGAGTCTCATTTCTCCGTCGGAATCTGGCCTTTGTATCGGCTTTTGGCGCGTATCGGCCCGCCGGAGGTCCGGCTCTCTCCGATCCCCCGACCCCGTTCGTTTCTGACCACACCCGTCCCCATGCCTCCGATTTCTTGACAGCCAAAGAGAACGATCACCGATCGGTCGTTGTTCTTCTTGATTCCCGTTTCGATCAAACCAAACGGCGACGGTTAGCATCTCGGACGATGACGTCGAGACATCGCCGGATTTGAGCCGCCaggatcggatcggatcggacGGCAGGAAGGATGGCGAGGAAGAAGGCCCACCGCTCTCCGCCCCCGGCTCAACCGGAGACCGGGTGCCGGGTGGGGATCGCTGCCGTCCCCGCGGCGGTAACGCCGGCCCTCCGGCAGCCGGTGATCCTCAAGGAGCCGGCGAAGCCATCGGCAAGGCTGGCAGAGGTCGCCGGCGGGACGGCGGCGGGGTGCGCGGCggtgtgctgctgctgcccctGCGGGCTGTTGAACCTCCTGGTGTTCACGGTGGTGCGGCTGCCGGCGGGGCTCTGCCAGAGGGCGCTGAAGGCGAGGGCGAAGCGGCGGGCCGTGATCAAGAGGCGTAAGGCAGGGAAGCTCGGCCTGAATTCTGCCggaggggaggcggaggaggaggaggggttgGGGCTCCACGGGGCAGtggtggcggtggcggtggcggGGGAGGCGTGGCCGGCGAAGCCGCCTTCGGAGGAGGTGACGgagatggagaaggagatgTGGGCCAAGTTCTACAGCGCGGGCTTTTGGCGGAGCCCGTCccaaagagaagaggaggaggaacggCAAGACCGTTACGGTAACGGCATCGGTGACGGTCTCTCTCCGTCTCTGATTCTCCACAGTAAAAGTTAAAAGGCGGTGTCTTTCTTTTGCTTGCTCCctcttttctcttgtttttaGCTTCCTGGAGCTTGGATTTTTACTGTTCGGCTCGTGACTGCTGCATTTCGGAGAGAAACGGTTCGACTTCGTGGAGGTGATGATGGTGATGGCAGTCGGCTCTGGCTGTGCAGAGTAAGGGGAGGTTTGGAATATGTGTCTCTTGGTGTTAGATTAAACTATTGCTTAACCTCTTTTATCTTTATGCTTTGTGTATATATCTTATGTGGAAGAATGGATGGAGTAATTAGGTTTAAGTCATAGATTATGCCCGGATAATGATGATGTTTGGGTGGTGGACTTGAACACCTGGTTCTGCTGTTGTGTGGGTGGGGATTGGAATGGGGTCACTATGAATTATTTGGTTCATGATCAGTCAAAATTTTTTGATTTCTCTGGTAAGGTTATTTTACGTGAAAGGCGTCTGAATCTTTGTCGAGCTCAGCTTTATTACTTGTGGTTGGCTTTGGTTTTTTGGATTTTGTGCTGCTGTGGATTTAAAATGGTGTTAGCTCGGCGCACTCATCTCTTTCTTTAGACTCTCTTTTGGTGGTCTTTGTTTCCTGCCATGTGTAGGTTTTAGAGTTTCCTCTAggcatatttggttggagaAAGTTAGGCTCAAAAATGAAAATGAGAATAAGTGACTTTCATTTTAGCTATTTGGTTGGAGAAGTTCTATTTTCATAAAATAGGAATGCCCTAATTTCTCAAAATTCAATCTGGACTCTCACCTAGTATTTATTCCATTATGGTTCCGATTCTGAATCCATTCATGAACAAAACGTATCAGAAAATATGACCATTCTGATTTCGATTTTGGCAATCAACCAGCTACACTCTATTCTGATTTTGATTTTGGTCGTCAACCAACCGCATGCACCCTaagttttttttaagaaaaaccaTCCGGAataaaaaagaagggaaaatagAAGCTAGTGAGAAAAGTCGATAAACAGTCAATGGTTGTAGAAGCTGTTACATATACATGATAATGTGATAAACTGTTGAATGATATTTGTACTTAGATTTTTATGGTTGTGACATAGGAGGATGTTAGGAACGGTTCTGGTTTCAGATATGATTTCCTTTTTCAACGACAGAGAGATGCAATGTTTGCTTGACTTGGTAGATGTTTAGTTtacaaacatttttttttttttttgaccaaatCAGTCAAGCTGGAGACTTCTTACAAATTTCTTCCAAGAAAAAGTTGGAAAACGCCATCCAGTGACAGGCTTGATTCGCAGCCGGCCGAGAAGTCTCCAGAAATCAGGAATAAAAAGAGATTGGTTCTGGCTAGGAGTGGGGTTGAGGGTCTACATCAGTTGTGATCACCAGTTCGTTTCCTGAATTTATTTGGGCAGGACTTTTCCTGAAGGGTTTAGAAAAACCACATCCATGTGTTTGTGTAAAAAAGTTTGTTTTGTGATGAAATCATGGTTGGTATAAATCATTTCATCTGTCTGTGTCAGCTGAAGCCCTTTCATATGTCAGGGAACCCTTGTGAAACAGTTTGCTAGTGTTGAAATCTTAAAGAATAGAGAGAGAGACTAAGCTATATTCAAGTGGATCTCTATTTAAATTCAATCAAATTTAGATTAAATGATAAAAGTTCAATAACGATGATTCGAGCTGTTAGATGTAATCTGTTATTTTTGAATTGCTTACATACCAAAAATCATATGTCTCTGTAGAGAAAGAGATTTTAGAGATCTATTTCAATAAAAATctcttttatttcatatttataaGATGGCCCTTGCATTGTTTCAGTAATTTTCACCTGGCTTTTTTGTGTTAAGTGTGACAAATATTTATACGCCTTGACTATCTCTTGTAGTGGTTCAATAAACCAATACCGAGGAGGACATGCATGGGCTCACGTTTCAACTGACTTTCCAGCATTTTTTTTGGGTCAACTATCACTTTACATTTCTAAATAACACCACCCAATCATAGCCTGGTGGAGTCAAGCATCTGCTCATACCTTCACTTTAACCCCTTTCCAAGcagtaaagaaaacaaaagcatGAAAGGGAGTGAGGCACAGGGCTCACGTTCTGCTAATAGATGCGAAGGGCTAACCAATAAAAGACTTTGGCTCTGAATTTATTGTGGTGCTCCCATGTACAATAGAATTGGCGAAGGGAAAGTTGTGCAAAGACCCACAAAGCATCGCTGGCTTGAGCCACAGGCAAAAATAGGAAGACATGGGAagtaaaaatgtgaaaatgtgATCCCAAAGTGGTGAAAGCCTCATGCACTTGAacaacctttttttcttttttcttttttatcatgTAGCAAATGCCATGATTGGCTAATAATTGCCCCACATCACAAAATTATGGAATTTTGGTTCTCAGAAATTTATTCATATATAACCATCTAGGTTACCGTTTTTAGATAAGAATGGACTATTCCTTTTCACAAAATTTTTTGGGTGGACATCTTAGCCATATCTTTTGACGAATTAAAATTTTATGGAGTCTATTTTTCTCTAAACTACAACAAAATATCAGAAAATAATATACACTAACTGTTTCCTAAATCCTAAGGTTTACTTTCTAATCTATAAAAAGGCTTGCAAGAAAGTCCTACAAGGAGAAGAATGGAGGCTTTCTAAATACCCCATAGTCTAGTTATTTGCCTACTCTAGTATTCCTATccctattttctatttttctttactaCTAACTTTTCAAACAATTTTCTATCaaatgaaggaaaagaaaagaagaagagtgcTTAGACCAAGAACTTATGGTTTTGTAGCTTTCATTTTccatatttctctttttttcccctaGCTTTTTTTCTTGGTTCTGAAATTTGTGGTGCACACTATGAAGAAAGAGATTATTCCCACTTATTCAAGTACTTGTTCTGTTAGTCcttagtcctttttttttttttgatgatttatTGATTCCTATACATGTTTTCACTttcattttatttaattaaaatcaaagttATTAGCGATATGAATTGATTAAATATCTATCGTGCTTCTTAAAATTTGGAAAATGTAATTATGATTTTAAATAAGCTTAATAAAATAATGGAAATTATGGGTGTAATATTGTATATACACTCACTTGCACGCACTTACAAATAACTTTTCTGGAGATTTAAAATCTTAAAGGAAAATACTAATCTAGGCTACGTTTGAAATAATTACTTGAAATTATGAATTCTCCTCAAATAAGTTTGCCTCATCTTGAGCAGAATCCCAGCTCCGCCACTACATCCATCATCTATCTTATCTTTGGTTAAATCCATCTCATCCTTTATAACACAGAGGGTGCACATAGCAATCACTATTTTTACAGATATATTAGGATGCTTTTTGATGGTTCACAATGGTCCTTCTGAATGCTAAGAATATAGCTAGTAGTGAACACCTTTTCAAAGTCCAAAGCCCTCATCTCCTGCCCATAACGTTCGACTTTGAGGGGATCGATGAGGAGTTCAATCTCCACCATGCTTCACAGGTAGGGAGATGCCCCTGTCTCTAGCCTTTTTGGAAAAGATGAATAACCTCAGTGGCAATATTAGATAGGATGTTGACCTTAATAAGAGCCTTTATAACCTCTAGAATTGCAAGGGCGGCCCTCTGTTAGAAGCAGGGAATGCCCTAAAAGTTATGTGGTTATTCAGCTTAGGAACAAGTTGAAATATTATAGATGTCTCTTTTATACACACACTCATAAATAGCACTGAGTCGTGCCATATGTTGTCCTTAAAGCTAGAAGAGTTTGCAAGTGTCTTCGAGGAGAACTGTATCATTCTGGATACTTGAATATTATTCACAACTATTGGTGGGGTTGAGCATCGCACTCATATAGCTGCCATTATATACAATATCCAATATCAAATTAGAGAGGCTATTTTCTTGTAGACAACAAAGTAATTGACTTTGCATTGGCTTAATGGGTGTATTTCATAAAATTTTCTAGTGTCTGCACATGATCCAAGGCTTCAGTGGGCCATGAGATCCAAGACAACTATGAGTTTGACAATGCGGTGATTTTTCATAGTCAATCTAGGATAAAGAAAGGTGGAGGGACTGAATTGCATGATAGTGTTGTGTATGAAGAGGGACTCTTCTGTCCATTCATCTACCAAGTATTGGCATGATTATACACTTTATATATAGAAAGGTTGGTCGACCTTGCTTGATTGTGATAATGACACACCAAGCAAGTAAGATAGGATACGGTAGATTAAAAAGTCAAGTCGACCTCGAAGTCCCACACTTATCCATCACCACCAAATTAAAGCggtttgttgggaattgtatcctaagagtcaatcgtcagtgtgctgatgattgaattttgtaaataaattgataaattaataaagtattatttggcatttttcatcatttcattgtacatcttcaaatgaactcttatatgatgaagtccttaggacttgttttatgataaaggaggatttatcttcaagtccttaaatctgttcgcgaccaaatgatttgctgttaataggacgatagcattgtcgagattaggtcattgtgagacatatacgttggttgtcctcttaaccaaggagtgtggagacactgatatgtcgcacaggtgaagtgtaggagtacattttactgaacgtgaccaatttcggaacactctactgtcgagagatgtttcgagtggatatgggtataagtatccctcagacctgagagCACCacagtgactagcaagcaactcactgtactttggtaccggactagcagAATTTTTAATTCTGGGATGGAAGGTTACTGGgggcagtcaagtacttgcaaaatcagtgcgtgagtcaagatggaattgacccctcctgaaaacaggagataatgctttgtgttcaatttagcaaaaccttggccagggtaatccttgttaggagtcacagaatttttaaagttgatcacatagaGGATGTACTTATTACAAAGTTAACAGacctctgaagtcatcctggcattaggattCAAAGGGATGATTATACAGTAACCGTAGTACagagttccagaatatttgcttcgcatatattcggcctatccggacgtcgggtaccattgctagatggtcatttcgattagtacaaaaagttgttcttgtgctaccggcttaggttcgaacctatggggtcacacgcatagaagtttctaggttgatcaaatggctgattgatgattaggaatcattcagggataatttggtcaattcgattgacaaattatcctaagcaaaagttgcattaaaataattattgaattattgaagggttaattagtaattgaattactaataaatttaatttgattgaattattggactttaattaagtaaaattgaattagattcagtTTGGtttaaattagggtttgacctaattcaaTCGGGTTCGACCCaagccgattgggcataacctaattgatcggacttgacgcaattagattgagcttgactcaAGTCATTTAAGAgttcttatttgatgaggattaagagtccaaataatcaaaatttattatggagaagaattcctaaaatttaggaccctagctttctttctttgagaagaaagacacctcatccttatccttaaaagcagtggtgcctatcctctttatttttggccaatttttggcgtgaggaaagaggaggcgtggggctatttttcaaaaaaatatggcgcctcaaatcttcctaaaaagataggaatcaaatccctaatttgtagggactgcatggCGCATCAAGCAGGGTGGCGTGCAGCTAAAGTTTGGGGTGCAATAACCTCCTAATTTTTAGGGATTCTTAGCACAAGATTAAAAGATAATTTTTTCATCTCTTAGTTTTCgattcaccagaattttttggaaattttatcagccaaattcgttggccaaaagaggtgtgaggcTTGGGGGGtattttggctataaaaagacccccacgcctagggtttgcataagatggtctttagaaagggttctaaattctggaaaaattctgagagccagccaccttctctcctccttttctccttcatctccatccttcatcctctcaaagaagaatcaaaagttaagtgcttcgagggagaaaagttcagccactaCAGTATctctgcacgagctagcactcctgcagttgtggatcttcctagagcttcgcgtggactatccATAGAGGCTGGACGTGTGTGCGGCTatacaaggtgatcaaggcatcatcaaagttctcaaagcaaaaaggtatgagatctgatctcattaaaaattaagattagaaatcaactaggttgctgaaattctgcatgactacatgttagacatagaatcatgcctacttgtttaggataaatgtttaaagtcctgaatctatttttgttatagagatatgatctctagcatgcataggaattaaatagtttaattcatgcttccgctgtaaaatttttaaaaaatatatgcatgcgaccaccagGGTTTCCAACACAATTTAATTGAGCAAGTGAATCACACCCTTGGTATAAGATTTGGTTTATATGGCTTGACCTTTTGAACTAGGACCTTGACTTACCCTGCATTAGGGTTTACTAAAGTAGACAGTTCTTAGAGTTACTAAATAATCGAGTTCTTCTAGAAGCCCTAGGGACTACCAATCATGCCTAGAATTTTCTAAGTGGCTGCTAACTACTAGACTTATCCCCAGCTAGCCCTAGGAACTAGGATTCTATTCTAGTGGCTGCCACATGCCTAGGGATTGCTAAGGTGACTGCACAAGAGTTTCTCAGCCAGGGAAGCAGCTTTTGTTATTATAAATAGGACAAGGAGTTCAACATTTGAAGCATGCAAGAGAAATTAGTGCCATAGTTAGGGGAGTCCAAGAAAGGGTGCAAATACACTAGCGTGCCTCCTAGAAAAGAGAGATGACatggagagaaagaagaagggcaAATTAAGACGATGAGACTACCGAATAATTTTTGTAGGGAATACTATGTGCAAGTAATGCATGTGGTGCATAAAGACTCCgatattcattttctttatcACATTTCTGTGTTCTTCTATTTCTTTTGTAGGTATGTATCTCTCTTACTAGGCATACAATGCATGATTTAATGAAGATTTACTGAAAAAGAGcgatcctatttattctattgTTATTATTCTACTGCGTAACACCATACTGGAccaattttatattcttcaccATCGCTATCGCAATGTTGACAATGATGGCAGCAGCCACTATGTGCAAGGTTAGGAGGCACTTTTATAAGAATTATGATCAAATATTGCCTCTTGCTATCTCTATAGGTTATTCTCGTTATCATTATTATTAGTCTTGTTGAAGAAGGATATATACTTTGAGCTTTTAAATTATGAAAACTTTTTAGGGATTTATTGTTACCCAATTATATTATGTTGAAACTATACTtaaaatattcaattattatgAATACAAACTAACTTATACTCCTTTAATTGATAATAGTAAAGGAATTTGTACCTCAGGATTTTACAAAAATGAGGTTGTGAGGGGAACAATAGAGTGGCTATCTATGTTTTATTTGGAGGAAAAACATGGAAAATCTAAAACTAGATGAAAAATGAAATGATGCTCTTTTGACTTTTAGTAGTCTCCAATGAAAAGTTAGTAAAGTTTTTAATCATGGCTGGGGAAGGAAAACCTCCTTAGACATCCCTAACAAAATGAGTCTCTATTACTAATCCTTTAGGTTTCCTTTTCTAACTTTTCTAATGTTAAAAGTATGGAAAAAAgctaaacaaaaagaaaacatctaattcttttgaggaaaaaagaaaacaactaaTTAAACATATGAATGTGATGTGTGTAATGGTATGAAGTTTATTTCTTTTGGATTGGATACTTAGACCATATAAGCTCCCACCAACCACCTTTTGTTCTCAAAAAATGAGATAGAACCTTTATAACAAAAATATGAACTAAAGTTTAGCAtgcatacaaaatataaaaatcaTATGGCTAGGTGCACATGAAAGTAAGCAAGTAAATAAAAAAAGTAATATAAATAGAAAAAAGTAAGCCACAAGACAAGTAAAGAAAAATTAGCTAACAAGTTACTAAGTTAGGTAGGTTAGTTAACAAGTTAGCAAACTTTCATTGAAGCAAGTACATAAACAAGTAAATAAAGCAAaatgaaaggaaaggaaagtAAGCACGAATGGAGATGAGAGAAAGGGTGAGGGATGTAGGAGCCCTTATTGTTGGTGGTGGTTCTAAAGAAAGATCTGAAAGTTATCTCTAGGtttttcggtgtttagcatgctgaatttttttttttttttgaaaaccatggctgaacctgatcgggttgcctacgtaccccttcacaaggggaatcaagctacacgtagttcttttaaagcttcaaaaatacagcgaaaaaaatgaatcaaacaatttaattcatgcatgcttacaagatcaaatctagaaatcagcacattaagaacacataggattatgccggaatcgtttaaacaattatgctaaaacttttatgcaagattaactatcagatctgaaacttaataactctattccaattaatctccgaatatccatcgaatggattctggagatatctccgtgaggagccccaaaagagggtaaaacctcggagaatcggacctagaccttgacaccataataaatgattaatgctagattaataccttttatgatggatgaaagctgtgaatctgattcttgacttcgcagccacgtacACGAATAGCCTCTACAAGAAGTACAcgtgaagtcctgaaggatcttcttccgcaacagtgctagcagctgcaaaacacttgaaagttgaaatctgcccgccgggattcaatcaactcttgatcaatcgtcttgaagcagatagagatgacgtttgtaagaaaagtagaggactcagatttgatcttgaatcttctagatattcaccctaaaaaccctatctaaaagagaagaagaggaggaggaggcgggtgaggaagaaggctgcaatggatgtattttcggtgcccatgtttgaccccttttaatggcctccgaattttcattcaaaattcaaaatttattttcagaaaacctcctttagttggcgcatgcaaaggaataggaacaacccaaatcagatctcaaccaaatctgatttaaattcaaatttaaaacacaagtgcaagaggggaggaatttgaaatccatgtagCAGAATTTTTCTacctcttgtcgcatatatttcatttaaaattcgaatttaaatgattcagaggttcacacgccagctagaaaagttatttgatgtatgaaatcatttaatatattgcttaatgtttgaattcaaattcaaacaacaaacaatgtcgccatgtgtcaagcaatgggtccatgcgccatgcaataattttggtttatttaaaattcatgaaatccaattccatgtcaccactaattgccacatcatctgagcctaatcctcttaggttgcacctaatcaaatttggtcaaacccgaattaaaataaagcaatttggttgaacccaatccaatcaggtcaaaccctgattgagctcaaattgaatccaattcaatttttggctcatccaaactcaatcaaattgaattaattactttgtgttggacctaatccaattaggtcaatctctaattaagaacaaattaatttaaaattaatttgatcagcttaagtcctttttggttctgacctaatccaatcaagtcaaaaccctgattgagcccaaacttgaatccaattcaatttggctcatgcttagcacaattactcaatcaaattgagtttattagtaatttaattactaattaatccttcaataattactttaattattttataagataatttgccaatcaaattgaccaaattatccttgaataattcttaatcattcatcagctttcttgatcaatcaggaatcttctatgcgtgtgacctcataggttcgaacctaagccggtagtataggaacaatttcctacactaatcgatgtgaccatctagcaatggtacccgacgtccagataggccgaatatatgcgaagcaaatattctggaaccctgaactatggttactgtataattcaatccctttgactcctaatgccaggatgacttagagctcactgtcaaccctataattagtacatccattatgtgattaactttaaatatcctgtgactcctcactgggattaccctggccaaggttttgctaaattaatcacaagacattatctcctgttttcaggaggggtcaattccatcttgactcacaactgactacgcaagtacttgactgcacccaatgACCTtctgtcactgaattagaaattcaggtagtccggtaccaaagtacagtgagttgcttgctagtcacaggttgcggtctcaggtcagagggccaaattatacccatatccactcggaacatctctcgacagtagagcattccggaattggtcacgttcagtgaaatgtactcctacacttcacctgtgtggcataccagtgtctccacactccttggttaagaggacaaccaacgtatatgtcacacaatgacctaatctcgataatgctgtcgtcctagtaacaacatatcatttggtcgcgaacaagtttaagaactcaaagataaatcctcctttatcataacataagtcctaaggacttcatcatataagagttcatttgaagatgaaatgatgaataatgccaaataatactttattaatttgtcaattcatttataaaattcaatcatcaatatgctgacgattgacatttaggatacaaatcccaacaagaTCTCTCTTGGCTTGAAAGAAAACTCCAACCTTAAAGGCTAGGGGTCTCCCCAGGGCTCAATAGGTTGGACTTTGACTCATCTTCTAGATGGTACTTTCTTCTAATTGAATAAGTTACATATTTGGACTAATGAAATATAAAGGCGGGGATGGGTATCCTAAGACTCTATGGTCTTGATGCCTTAATTAAGGCTGAGATTTTCTAAGGCTACTAAGAGATGGGGTTAGGAAGGGAATAAAACTAGCACTAGAAATTTGGGCACTTGTTTGCTTAGTTTTCTTTGAATCTTGGGTTGAAGTCACTACTTATATGAAGGTTTATTTGAGGAAAGGCTAGGATGCATTTCTAGGACTTTGTTTTACTAGACTAAAGGTGCAACAACTTGATAGAGGCTACTTAAGCTGATCCAAGTGATGAGACTAGTGGAGGATGAGTTGGAGAGTACAAATCATGCGTCTAGAATCCACTTATTTGAAATGAATGGAGGAGAGGAGGTCATGGGAGTTTGTTAGGTGCACCTAGTAAGTCTAAATGGTTTTGTTGAGGTGTGAGCTTAGTGCATGCAAATTGTCTCCTCAATAGAGTTAACTTATTAGACTTAGAAAGCTAGCATGGGCTAAATATAATGAGGAGTAGCTTGGATatataagaaaagataaaaaatgaagTTGCTAGGGGTTGGCTAATGATTGGGGTAATTTATTTTTCCAAGGCTCACTTGATGTAAAATAAATAATGCTAAGTCCAGTTGAGCTTTAGATTaggcttagatatatgaatgACTTGAGTTGCCAAGGCATCAGTTGGGCAGTTATGATTGCCTAAATGATTTAGTTATAAATTGGGCTTGGGTTGGTCATGGTTTAGGTTGCCCACATGGGTCAGAAAGATTAGATTTTGGTTAAATCTATCCAAGAGAAAATTATTGGATCGAGGGAAAGAACAAGAGGGGATTTAGAATATCTATAGAGCTAGCCTGGGTAACTTTAATAGATGTTCTTGTAATTATATAGCAAcatacaaaatattataaactTATTATCTCC
The DNA window shown above is from Phoenix dactylifera cultivar Barhee BC4 unplaced genomic scaffold, palm_55x_up_171113_PBpolish2nd_filt_p 000455F, whole genome shotgun sequence and carries:
- the LOC113461442 gene encoding uncharacterized protein LOC113461442, encoding MARKKAHRSPPPAQPETGCRVGIAAVPAAVTPALRQPVILKEPAKPSARLAEVAGGTAAGCAAVCCCCPCGLLNLLVFTVVRLPAGLCQRALKARAKRRAVIKRRKAGKLGLNSAGGEAEEEEGLGLHGAVVAVAVAGEAWPAKPPSEEVTEMEKEMWAKFYSAGFWRSPSQREEEEERQDRYGNGIGDGLSPSLILHSKS